Proteins from a genomic interval of Echeneis naucrates chromosome 21, fEcheNa1.1, whole genome shotgun sequence:
- the LOC115062383 gene encoding SOSS complex subunit B2, with protein sequence MATPTNEALFLIKDVKPGSKNLNIVFIVLEIGRVTKTKDGHEVRSCKVADKSGSIAISVWDELGSLIQPGDIIKLTRGYASIWKGCLTLYTGRGGDLQKIGEFCMVYSEVPNFSEPNPELLAQANQQNKSGKPDQNQRGNSPPNQNSGTPAPPGNGAMQPFANNNNNPPPGAARDSAFGNVGRPNGRSPGNGTPPASGPPTSAKSSVTISNGRDPRRAKR encoded by the exons ATGGCAACCCCCACAAACGAGGCCTTGTTCTTGATAAAGGATGTCAAGCCTGGGTCGaaaaatttgaatattgtgTTCATCGTATTGGAGATTG GACGAGTTACCAAAACAAAAGATGGCCATGAGGTACGCTCATGCAAGGTGGCAGACAAGAGTGGGAGCATTGCCATCTCTGTTTGGGACGAACTTGGCAGCCTTATTCAGCCAGGGGACATCATCAAACTGACCAGAGG CTATGCTTCCATATGGAAAGGCTGCCTGACCCTATACACTGGAAGAGGAGGGGATCTGCAGAAGATTGGAGA GTTCTGCATGGTGTATTCAGAAGTGCCCAACTTCAGTGAACCAAACCCAGAGCTGCTAGCCCAAGCCAACCAGCAAAACAAGTCT GGaaaaccagaccagaaccagaggGGAAACTCTCCACCCAATCAGAATTCAGGTACACCTGCTCCGCCAG GTAATGGTGCCATGCAGCCTtttgccaacaacaacaacaacccaccCCCTGGGGCGGCCCGTGACTCTGCATTTGGGAACGTTGGGCGACCCAATGGCCGGTCACCTGGCAATGGAACGCCTCCTGCTTCTGGGCCTCCTACATCTGCAAAGTCCTCAGTCACAATTAGCAATGGCAGGGACCCACGCCGTGCCAAAAGATGA
- the LOC115062382 gene encoding C-X-C chemokine receptor type 2-like gives MTDPNTSLFLDDFGSIYEALNFSYNYTEFTFNPETQACPLFFPPDAVMIAASIFYVLIFLMAIPGNMVVGLVIVLNKQSLTPSDLYLLHLTVADLLLAVTLPFFAHSVTGGWVFGDAMCKIVSILQDLSFYSSILFLTCISMDRYMVIVRAMEVRKGNRQVVSFVVCAAVWVVGILLSLPGLLNSAISSQNSSLVMCYESYDPSQAYDWRLATRILRHVLGFAVPLAIMLPCYGITIQRLFRIRGGFQRQRAMRVIVVVVVAFLLCWTPYHIAVMTDSFFRAKIVPYTCAARMAVDQAMFVTQSLGLLHSCVNPVVYAFVGEKFRRRLVQIMRKVGVLERASVSRASRSSQSSEITSTFM, from the exons ATGACTG ATCCAAACACGTCTCTTTTTTTGGACGACTTTGGCTCCATTTATGAAGCGCTGAACTTTTCTTATAACTACACAGAGTTCACTTTCAACCCTGAAACGCAGGCATGCCCGCTCTTCTTCCCCCCGGATGCGGTGATGATTGCCGCCAGTATCTTTTATGTCCTCATCTTTCTGATGGCGATTCCCGGGAATATGGTGGTGGGGCTGGTCATTGTCCTCAACAAACAGTCTCTGACTCCCTCTGACCTCTACCTCCTCCACCTCACAGTCGCAGACCTCCTGCTGGCCGTCACACTCCCATTCTTCGCCCACTCCGTTACAGGGGGCTGGGTGTTTGGTGATGCCATGTGCAAAATCGTCTCCATCCTTCAAGATCTAAGCTTCTACTCCAGCATTCTCTTCCTGACCTGCATCAGTATGGATCGTTACATGGTGATTGTGCGCGCTATGGAGGTGCGCAAAGGTAACCGGCAGGTGGTCAGCTTTGTGGTCTGCGCTGCCGTGTGGGTGGTGGGAATCCTCCTGTCTCTGCCAGGGCTCTTAAATTCCGCGATATCTTCTCAAAACTCAAGTCTCGTCATGTGCTACGAATCCTACGATCCCAGCCAGGCGTACGACTGGCGGCTGGCCACCAGAATCCTTCGCCACGTTTTGGGTTTTGCTGTCCCCTTGGCCATCATGCTGCCCTGTTATGGAATAACCATCCAGCGCCTCTTTCGCATCCGCGGAGGCTTCCAGCGGCAACGAGCCATGAGGGTGATCGTGGTGGTCGTGGTCGCCTTCCTGCTGTGCTGGACACCGTACCACATCGCTGTGATGACGGATTCGTTTTTCAGGGCAAAGATCGTGCCCTACACGTGCGCTGCGAGGATGGCGGTTGATCAGGCCATGTTCGTCACCCAGAGCCTCGGCCTGCTCCACAGTTGCGTCAATCCGGTGGTGTATGCCTTCGTGGGGGAGAAGTTCAGGAGGAGGTTGGTGCAGATAATGAGGAAGGTGGGCGTCCTGGAGAGGGCATCGGTGTCACGAGCCAGCAGGTCTTCACAGTCCTCAGAAATCACATCTACCTTCATGTAA